From one Microbulbifer sp. A4B17 genomic stretch:
- a CDS encoding DJ-1/PfpI family protein, whose amino-acid sequence MRSLIWATLYSLLLSNMVWAHSTSKDAFHIGILLYDGAQTIDYAGPYEVFGQANYRLTTVSEDGGTIASAMGLKVAPDTSFDQDNQFDAVIIPGGNINEAMESPELLQWIKEQSKQAQYVLSVCNGAFILARTGLLDGKKATTIRGAFDSFEKNFPDIGLVKNKKFVDNGKFITTAGLSSGIDGALYLVSKVDTIEKAKSVAATIEYQWVPEGGYIRGMMADKIMPNLGDLPESIQFVSKEYSYGSLEEWYTAFQLSGDVEIVKAWLSEQMKENPDWKKGQGKSIDNKWVYQFSDNRSVLQVDFIALSDINPWVLKFSILDQAS is encoded by the coding sequence ATGCGATCTTTAATCTGGGCTACCCTATACTCGCTACTTTTAAGCAATATGGTTTGGGCTCACTCCACGTCTAAAGATGCCTTTCATATTGGAATATTGTTGTACGATGGTGCACAAACCATTGATTATGCTGGACCTTATGAGGTTTTTGGCCAAGCCAATTATCGTTTAACAACGGTTTCGGAAGATGGTGGAACCATTGCTTCAGCCATGGGGCTTAAAGTGGCTCCAGATACCAGCTTTGATCAGGATAATCAATTTGATGCAGTAATTATCCCTGGGGGTAACATAAATGAAGCAATGGAGAGCCCGGAACTTTTGCAGTGGATTAAAGAACAGTCTAAGCAAGCGCAGTACGTTCTATCGGTGTGCAATGGTGCTTTTATTTTGGCGAGAACTGGACTCCTGGATGGTAAGAAAGCAACTACCATTCGCGGAGCATTTGATTCGTTCGAGAAAAACTTCCCTGATATTGGTTTGGTAAAGAATAAAAAGTTTGTTGATAACGGCAAGTTTATTACCACCGCTGGCCTTTCATCGGGTATAGACGGCGCTTTATATCTGGTAAGCAAGGTTGATACGATTGAGAAAGCCAAAAGTGTCGCAGCGACGATTGAGTACCAGTGGGTGCCGGAGGGGGGCTATATCCGGGGGATGATGGCGGATAAAATCATGCCAAACCTTGGTGACTTGCCTGAGTCAATTCAGTTTGTTTCTAAGGAATATAGCTATGGTAGTCTGGAAGAATGGTATACAGCGTTTCAGCTTTCCGGTGATGTGGAAATTGTAAAAGCCTGGTTAAGTGAGCAAATGAAAGAAAACCCCGACTGGAAGAAGGGTCAGGGAAAGTCTATTGACAATAAATGGGTGTATCAGTTTTCTGATAATCGTAGTGTATTGCAAGTTGACTTTATTGCTCTCTCTGATATCAATCCTTGGGTACTTAAGTTCAGTATATTAGATCAAGCGTCATAA
- a CDS encoding NAD(P)/FAD-dependent oxidoreductase, which yields MKSTHFDVLIIGAGLSGVGMACHLSRECPRRSFAIIERRAQVGGTWDLFKYPGIRSDSDMYSFGYDFQPWSGEKILADGPSIQKYIETTAEQYDVKKRIHFGINLTTANWSSTDRVWTLEGHNTKSGSPVRYTCNFLIACTGYYDHKEGYLPQYPGIENYQGKLIHPQQWPENLDYRSKRIIVIGSGATAVTLVPSLATTAQHVTMLQRSPSYIISVPSIDKISRVLSKFLPAPWVRKLGRWRNIKLQRWIFKAAKRWPNFIRKLLLKDVRKSLPANYDLSHFDPSYNPWDQRLCVVPDGDLFSSICSGKASVATGEIETFSQQGILLKSGQQLDADIVISATGLKLQVLGGIKLCIDGTPVAVNQKLTYKAVLMEGVPNISWVFGYTNAPWTLKADITARYICRLFKYMDTHNFQVCTAIDSKGCSEQGSVMSSLDSGYVKRANRELPRQGKYYPWRLLNNYEEDCKILLDSAIEDEFLTFLPHQSDTEKTLKAKDKNNTSPIEVSSI from the coding sequence GTGAAATCGACTCATTTCGACGTATTAATTATCGGCGCGGGACTATCAGGGGTAGGAATGGCTTGTCATTTGAGTCGCGAATGCCCCAGGCGCAGCTTCGCCATTATCGAGCGGCGGGCACAAGTCGGCGGCACCTGGGACCTCTTTAAATACCCGGGCATTCGATCTGATTCCGATATGTACAGCTTCGGCTATGATTTCCAGCCCTGGTCCGGCGAGAAAATACTCGCAGATGGCCCATCTATCCAAAAATATATTGAAACCACGGCAGAGCAATACGACGTTAAAAAGAGAATTCACTTTGGAATAAATTTAACTACGGCGAACTGGTCCAGTACAGACCGAGTTTGGACTCTGGAAGGCCACAACACCAAATCTGGCAGCCCAGTGAGATATACCTGTAATTTTCTGATTGCCTGTACTGGGTATTACGACCATAAAGAGGGCTACTTGCCGCAATATCCAGGTATAGAAAACTATCAAGGAAAACTGATTCATCCCCAACAGTGGCCAGAAAATCTGGACTACCGCAGCAAGCGTATTATCGTGATCGGTAGCGGCGCTACCGCTGTTACCCTGGTCCCCTCGCTCGCAACTACCGCCCAACATGTCACCATGTTGCAACGCTCCCCAAGTTATATTATTTCAGTTCCGTCTATCGATAAAATCTCCCGAGTACTATCAAAATTTCTGCCAGCACCCTGGGTCCGCAAGCTCGGGCGCTGGCGCAATATCAAGTTACAGCGCTGGATTTTTAAAGCTGCAAAGCGCTGGCCTAACTTTATTAGAAAGTTACTATTAAAAGATGTAAGAAAAAGCCTTCCAGCCAATTACGATCTCAGTCACTTCGATCCCAGCTACAACCCCTGGGACCAACGTCTCTGCGTTGTACCCGATGGAGATCTGTTCTCCTCAATTTGCTCAGGAAAAGCTTCTGTTGCCACCGGTGAAATAGAAACCTTTTCACAACAAGGTATCCTGCTCAAGTCGGGGCAGCAATTGGACGCAGACATTGTTATCAGTGCGACCGGATTAAAGTTGCAAGTGCTAGGAGGTATCAAACTCTGTATTGATGGTACACCGGTAGCGGTCAACCAAAAGCTGACTTACAAAGCGGTGCTAATGGAGGGGGTTCCTAACATCTCATGGGTATTCGGCTATACCAATGCCCCCTGGACTCTTAAAGCAGACATTACCGCTCGCTATATTTGCCGATTATTCAAATATATGGACACACATAACTTTCAAGTGTGTACAGCGATAGATAGCAAAGGGTGTTCTGAGCAAGGATCGGTGATGAGCAGCCTGGATTCTGGCTATGTAAAACGGGCAAACAGAGAACTTCCCAGACAAGGTAAGTATTACCCATGGCGCCTGTTAAATAACTATGAGGAGGATTGTAAGATACTCCTTGATTCAGCGATTGAGGATGAATTTTTAACTTTTTTGCCCCACCAATCTGACACCGAGAAAACTCTAAAGGCAAAAGATAAAAATAACACATCCCCTATCGAAGTAAGCAGTATTTAA
- a CDS encoding AraC family transcriptional regulator — protein sequence MGSLVRVSILSGFSEFVEQLGDRGEAFLAEFGMPGDISPADSRLVSFVEVARLLETAAHRLDRPDLGLCLASRQGVDRLGGIGVVACNAATPRQALLSVRRFLSLHSSSLSMQLKPLGDGEVLRIVFDWQDPALSSYRQIREQVLGNTLTMIRMLVETECCPQNVLLPHGPQMAEDDYCNYFGCEVLFSSGYCAMDFPAAFLDTPLKSADPVVERLAIHHLEQQSATLPVPLTVEIRQLLSDILPSGRSQLGTVAGVLKLHPRTLQRRLAAEGLRFEELLDNVRRDLATRYLSDPNLALGQITGLLGYSEQSTFQRACRRWFAETPRNHRMRLTGVISRGGTG from the coding sequence ATGGGTAGCCTTGTACGAGTCAGTATTCTTTCCGGTTTCAGTGAATTCGTGGAGCAGCTTGGGGACAGGGGGGAAGCCTTCTTGGCTGAGTTCGGTATGCCAGGTGATATCAGCCCGGCGGATTCCCGCTTGGTATCATTTGTTGAGGTCGCGCGCCTGCTGGAAACTGCAGCACACCGGTTAGATCGCCCCGATTTGGGGCTGTGTCTAGCATCGCGACAAGGGGTGGACCGCCTCGGGGGGATAGGTGTAGTTGCATGCAACGCGGCCACTCCCCGGCAAGCCTTGCTATCCGTTAGGCGCTTTCTTTCCCTTCATAGTTCATCCCTCAGTATGCAACTGAAACCATTAGGTGATGGAGAGGTACTACGTATTGTTTTTGATTGGCAGGACCCAGCTCTCAGTAGCTATCGCCAGATTCGGGAGCAGGTGCTGGGAAATACGCTGACGATGATACGGATGTTGGTAGAGACTGAGTGTTGCCCGCAAAACGTACTGTTGCCTCATGGTCCTCAAATGGCAGAGGATGACTACTGCAATTACTTTGGGTGTGAGGTTCTGTTTAGCTCGGGCTATTGCGCGATGGACTTCCCAGCTGCATTTCTGGATACGCCACTGAAGTCTGCCGATCCAGTGGTTGAGCGATTGGCCATTCACCATTTGGAGCAGCAGAGTGCGACGCTGCCCGTTCCTCTAACTGTAGAAATTCGACAATTACTCAGTGACATACTGCCTAGTGGCAGATCTCAGCTTGGCACTGTGGCAGGGGTGCTCAAGCTTCACCCCAGAACTTTACAGCGCCGCCTGGCTGCGGAAGGGCTTAGGTTTGAAGAGCTATTGGATAATGTGCGGCGGGATCTTGCGACTCGGTACTTGTCTGATCCGAATCTGGCTTTGGGGCAGATTACCGGTTTGTTGGGGTACTCCGAGCAGAGTACATTTCAGCGAGCTTGTCGACGTTGGTTTGCGGAGACTCCCAGGAATCACCGCATGCGTCTTACCGGAGTTATATCCAGGGGGGGCACAGGATAG
- a CDS encoding DUF1254 domain-containing protein, which produces MLIRLLQCAIGSAGMLLLLNYSQPICANVSSETLKSISTPDKVDSSIGTLEFRDGAPYPQTAEKLYDYLDHMRAVDSFLKGIQGASVHALMKGGRGLGAKSAHEVLIFDRLMNSESLFLTGNTSTIYTLAFLDLKRDGPTVFHTPPNVMGAFNDAWFRFVEDIGSSGPDKGRGGKFLVLPPDYKGNIPFGYFPIYPRSYRLWVFMRSPSSQPLQEAVQNVKDKLRIYPLSQKGNPPRMVFISASGKAFNTIHPNDYKFYKHLNEVVQYEWVGMLNPETRGLFASIGIEKGKAFSPDERMTKILTDAVSIGNGIARSIVWYPRTDKSLSDIKIYPGTDSAWVMAFPGKNIFFNGPDGKTINSDARVSYFYPYTGVSPAMTAIEPGKGSDYAIAFVDENKEPFDGSKKYKLHLPPDVPVNAFWAVNIYDSQTRSMLKTSQPFPAVSSQSKGVQQNSDGSYDIYFGPKAPKGLEKNWLETLPDKGFFVILRLYGPLGPWLEKTWRPGEVEPTEY; this is translated from the coding sequence ATGTTGATTCGCTTACTTCAGTGCGCAATTGGATCAGCTGGAATGTTATTACTGTTGAATTACTCACAGCCTATTTGCGCCAATGTAAGTTCAGAGACACTGAAATCTATCAGTACGCCAGACAAAGTAGATAGCAGTATTGGTACACTGGAATTCCGTGATGGAGCTCCCTACCCTCAGACAGCGGAGAAACTGTACGACTATTTAGATCATATGCGCGCAGTGGATAGTTTCCTTAAAGGGATTCAGGGAGCTTCAGTCCATGCCTTAATGAAAGGCGGAAGAGGGCTGGGCGCCAAGTCGGCCCATGAGGTACTGATTTTTGATCGGCTTATGAACTCTGAGTCTCTTTTTCTCACTGGCAATACTTCGACTATTTATACGCTGGCTTTTTTAGACTTGAAACGGGACGGGCCAACCGTATTTCATACACCGCCGAACGTTATGGGCGCATTTAACGACGCCTGGTTTCGCTTTGTAGAGGATATCGGCTCCTCGGGGCCAGATAAAGGCCGCGGTGGCAAGTTCCTGGTACTGCCCCCGGACTACAAAGGCAATATCCCGTTCGGTTACTTTCCCATTTATCCCCGCTCTTATCGCTTATGGGTATTTATGCGTTCTCCAAGCAGCCAACCTTTGCAGGAGGCAGTACAAAATGTCAAAGATAAATTGAGGATTTATCCCCTATCCCAAAAAGGCAACCCGCCGAGAATGGTCTTCATCAGCGCCTCGGGAAAGGCCTTTAATACTATCCACCCCAATGATTATAAATTTTACAAACATTTAAATGAGGTCGTTCAATATGAGTGGGTTGGTATGCTGAACCCAGAAACACGAGGACTCTTCGCCTCTATAGGTATCGAGAAAGGAAAAGCATTCAGCCCTGACGAAAGGATGACCAAAATCCTGACAGATGCAGTCTCTATCGGTAATGGTATTGCCCGGTCAATTGTCTGGTATCCACGGACAGACAAATCTCTCTCAGATATCAAAATCTACCCAGGCACAGATAGTGCCTGGGTAATGGCGTTTCCCGGCAAAAATATTTTCTTTAATGGTCCAGATGGCAAAACCATTAACAGTGACGCAAGAGTAAGTTACTTTTATCCCTACACGGGCGTCAGCCCGGCAATGACAGCGATTGAGCCCGGCAAAGGCTCTGATTACGCCATAGCTTTTGTCGATGAGAATAAAGAGCCATTTGATGGCTCTAAAAAATACAAGTTGCACCTACCACCCGATGTCCCTGTTAATGCCTTTTGGGCGGTAAATATCTACGACAGTCAAACTCGCTCAATGCTAAAAACCAGCCAGCCCTTCCCTGCCGTCAGCAGCCAGTCGAAAGGTGTCCAGCAAAATTCTGATGGGTCCTACGACATCTATTTTGGGCCCAAGGCGCCAAAGGGGTTGGAGAAAAACTGGTTGGAGACTCTGCCCGACAAAGGCTTTTTCGTTATCCTGAGATTGTATGGGCCTTTGGGGCCCTGGCTGGAAAAAACCTGGCGCCCCGGGGAAGTGGAACCTACCGAATACTGA
- a CDS encoding class I adenylate-forming enzyme family protein: MFSLASLFEKVVEKCWQGRLENLDGEVLTAAHCKDAWLSLTNEEVCFSAGDRILVCTQSEIEAVAIMLAAWKMGLVVVPAKGDLSHSSIKMIASDCNAKAIWRAGKIEALPDYQQECSEFEVSSTPIVTGVDLALVIYTSGSTGKPKGIMLTHQNVLTSLASISQYLGLTAQDRILCLSPLSFDYGLYQVLFALYSNCTTILYDKPFNPIQALKTISERDISVLPIVPAMGAALVKLVGLVKPDLSNLRSITNTGGHLSEYMIRAWKEYCPSLNVFSMYGLTECKRALYLEPELWEEKMGSVGKPIPGLDVRIFIPHSEVSKFREAKADEVGELYVRGAAVMQGYYNPAAQGGAEIVPGRYRDDNWLATGDLFTRDQDGFFYFKGRSKDLIKQGGFCLFPKDLENHIDMCPLVHINAVIGTKDNLENEVATCVVELHENTADNQKQFRTWLKANMDTDYMPRDIRFVDGIQLSANSKVDRKRLEQDLQVHA, from the coding sequence ATGTTTTCTCTTGCCAGCCTGTTCGAGAAAGTTGTGGAAAAATGTTGGCAAGGTCGTCTGGAAAATCTGGATGGCGAGGTTTTGACCGCGGCTCACTGTAAGGATGCGTGGCTCTCACTTACAAATGAAGAAGTTTGTTTCAGTGCTGGCGACCGCATTTTAGTGTGTACGCAGTCTGAAATAGAGGCGGTCGCCATTATGTTGGCGGCGTGGAAGATGGGGTTGGTGGTTGTACCTGCAAAGGGGGATCTGAGCCATTCTTCAATTAAAATGATCGCCTCAGACTGCAATGCCAAGGCGATATGGCGTGCTGGAAAAATTGAGGCCTTGCCCGATTATCAGCAGGAATGCTCAGAGTTTGAAGTGTCTTCTACTCCAATAGTCACAGGCGTAGATCTGGCTCTGGTGATCTATACCTCAGGAAGTACTGGTAAGCCAAAAGGCATTATGCTTACCCATCAAAATGTTCTGACCTCCTTGGCCTCAATATCCCAATATTTGGGCCTGACAGCACAGGACAGAATTTTGTGCTTATCCCCTTTATCATTTGATTACGGTCTTTATCAGGTATTATTTGCGCTATATAGCAACTGTACAACCATCCTCTACGACAAACCATTTAACCCCATACAAGCCCTTAAAACGATTTCAGAGCGGGATATATCTGTTCTTCCGATCGTGCCAGCAATGGGGGCTGCCCTAGTGAAACTGGTGGGTTTGGTTAAACCTGATCTCAGCAATCTGCGCAGTATCACCAATACTGGGGGCCATTTATCTGAGTACATGATTCGCGCCTGGAAGGAGTACTGCCCAAGTCTAAATGTTTTCTCTATGTATGGTTTGACTGAGTGCAAGCGAGCCTTGTACTTGGAGCCAGAGCTTTGGGAAGAAAAGATGGGTTCAGTTGGCAAGCCGATCCCTGGCCTGGATGTGCGTATATTTATACCTCACTCCGAGGTCAGTAAATTTAGAGAAGCAAAAGCTGATGAGGTTGGTGAGCTTTATGTTCGTGGGGCGGCAGTGATGCAAGGCTACTATAACCCGGCCGCTCAAGGTGGTGCAGAAATCGTTCCGGGCAGATATCGGGACGACAATTGGTTGGCGACGGGAGACCTTTTTACTCGTGATCAGGATGGCTTTTTCTATTTTAAAGGGCGTTCAAAAGACTTAATAAAACAAGGTGGATTTTGTCTGTTTCCAAAGGACCTGGAAAATCATATCGATATGTGCCCTTTGGTGCATATCAATGCAGTCATCGGCACCAAAGATAATCTCGAGAATGAAGTGGCTACTTGTGTTGTGGAGCTTCATGAGAATACTGCTGACAATCAGAAGCAGTTTCGCACTTGGCTGAAAGCGAACATGGATACTGACTACATGCCGAGAGATATCAGGTTTGTTGATGGAATTCAATTAAGCGCTAATAGCAAGGTCGACAGGAAGCGCTTAGAACAGGATTTACAAGTCCATGCCTAA
- a CDS encoding amino acid decarboxylase — protein MGALSDALVQQLGQNKKQLSTPCYIYSVKTAHDNYKQLKEALGTGLIYSLKANSCLDLILRCGHIFEDGIEIASIGELNLLPKGNSPRFVNNPSADKAFIRAAIASKCHLIIDNLNQLTLVEELKARRPVNPVVLRLNPSILSHFDRNQKGLRKDHFGFDWNGCLEALDFCKKHEIPVLGFHLFRGSYSFNKGAFDTAKVALQVVYEFEEILGYPLSLANLGGGFDPNWREQEFDFEQYRNLIAEFPDHIKVVHESGRAIMGSAGYFVTEVRYIKSINGDKYAVCDGGMAQNFLLAKTESTFKRFQQPHVLRNGTPLKGNDEGQKVLLVGTSCNKEDVIGEVSNIDLREGDLVIFDGCGAYNASYTVAPFLKLPAPNSYLVE, from the coding sequence ATGGGTGCACTGTCAGATGCGCTGGTTCAACAGTTGGGCCAAAACAAGAAACAGCTATCTACACCTTGTTATATCTATTCCGTTAAAACTGCTCACGATAACTATAAGCAGCTGAAGGAAGCGCTGGGCACGGGATTGATATACTCTCTAAAAGCCAATAGTTGCCTTGATTTAATACTTCGTTGTGGGCACATCTTTGAAGACGGTATTGAGATTGCATCTATAGGCGAACTAAATCTACTTCCTAAAGGGAATAGCCCCCGATTTGTCAATAATCCATCGGCAGATAAGGCCTTTATACGCGCTGCCATTGCGAGTAAGTGCCATTTAATTATAGACAACCTCAATCAATTAACTTTGGTTGAGGAGTTGAAGGCAAGGCGGCCAGTAAACCCCGTCGTTTTAAGGCTTAATCCCTCAATCTTGAGCCACTTTGATAGGAATCAAAAGGGCCTAAGAAAAGATCATTTTGGTTTCGACTGGAATGGCTGCCTTGAGGCTTTGGATTTTTGCAAGAAACATGAGATTCCAGTTTTAGGTTTTCATTTGTTTAGGGGCTCATATTCCTTTAATAAAGGTGCTTTCGATACTGCCAAAGTGGCCTTACAAGTTGTTTATGAGTTTGAAGAAATACTGGGATACCCTCTGTCATTAGCCAATCTAGGTGGCGGGTTTGACCCCAATTGGCGGGAGCAGGAGTTTGATTTTGAGCAATATAGAAATTTGATTGCTGAATTTCCTGATCATATCAAGGTGGTTCACGAGAGTGGTCGAGCAATTATGGGCTCAGCCGGTTATTTCGTCACGGAAGTTCGCTATATAAAGTCCATTAACGGTGACAAGTACGCCGTATGTGATGGGGGAATGGCCCAAAATTTCCTATTGGCAAAAACGGAAAGTACCTTTAAACGATTCCAGCAACCTCATGTTTTACGTAATGGGACTCCTCTAAAGGGGAATGATGAGGGGCAGAAAGTCCTTTTAGTGGGCACTTCTTGCAATAAGGAAGATGTGATTGGGGAAGTCAGCAATATTGACCTTCGAGAAGGGGACTTAGTCATATTTGATGGATGTGGTGCCTATAACGCAAGTTATACCGTAGCACCTTTCCTCAAGTTGCCGGCTCCGAACTCTTATCTGGTGGAGTAG